DNA sequence from the Vanessa cardui chromosome 13, ilVanCard2.1, whole genome shotgun sequence genome:
GCAGTTATGTGATGAATGCCGGAACTGCTGACAGCGGTGGCATTGCGCGGGCCCCTTACGGCCACGCCATGCTTCGATGGTGATCCCGGGCATGCATAGAAGTTCATTCACTTCGTATATTCCCGGGATGAGGTCTGGTGTCCGTTGCAGTTGCGCAAACAGGAGGCAGCCTGGTCTGCCAGGTCGCGCAGGAATCGTCCGCACATACTCCGGGACATAACCAAGCTCTCGGAGCTCTGCCTCGACTAGTGCTGGCTCGGTGTTTGCCGGTAGGCCGCGTATTGCTACCTTGATGCTCCTCTCTGCCGGGAGCGAGTAGCAGAACCAGGAGATTCCGACTGTATTCTCCAGCTGGGTCAAGTACCGTTGGATTAACCGGAACTCCTGGTCCGACTTTGGGATAAACCTGACGCCTTTCCCGAACGGGCGTCCGTTTGGTGTATGTCCGAGCATTCCCATTGGTTTTAATTTCGCATTCAGAGAATTTGTTTCTTTGGAGAGCGTAGTatgtttttctgtttttttggTTGAGTGATTCTTAAATAATGTCAAGAAAGTGTAAAAATGTTCCTGACAAGTTTTGTTACATTTGTAGTAACATTACTTTCAAAACTCAGCGAAGGAATTTCACACCATTAGTAACTAAGTTATATGAACAGTATTTTGGTTTTGCCATCGGACAAGACAAGTCGTGGGTTCCACACATCTGTTGTGTTACATGTGTTACATTTTTACCACCCTTACAACATAAAGCTTGGGCTTACGAAGAGCTTCGTAAAAGCTATGGCTAAGAGTGGCGACagcttttgatattttaaagaaaaaacccTAAGCTGTGTGGACCAAAAATTAAAGAGGGCATATTTGTTAGCCCCCAAATTAGGcaattaataaaagattatatatttaaaaaaaagcttagtCATTTAGAAAAATCAGCTTGGGAATCTTTCATGAAAGTAACATCCAATTTTCTAGAAAACCGCCGATCAAGTGACATTAAATGTGTTATCGCGGAGCTTTTATCTACGTATAAGGCTTTAGGCTGTAATATGTcattgaaaatacattttttacattgacATTTAAACTTCTTTCCTGCAAATTTGGGCGCCGCCGCAGTCATGAACACGGTGAAAGACCCATCAAGACATTTCTACCATAGAAAAACGATATAGCGGATTACTGTTGGACATTAAAACGCGACATTCCTTTAGCAAAATACAGACGAAAATCATAAAACTAAATTCATATTAATGTACCAATAAAtcgaaataactttttttgttcataaaaattcaaaatttctaaaatgttataaaatggtATTACAAAAAAACTCTTAGTATTTGAAGCATTTGTTAAGAAATGGCACTTCTCACTGTTCACTTTAAGTACTTTTTCCAATAAAACAGTCCACACAAACttctattacttttattacactataattatagttacagcGTTTCTACTTAGTAAGCACTCCATGAACAAATTGAACTCAACTCCATCTAATttgtaataacttatataactttTGATAATCCTCCCACCCAGAGAATAAGTTACTACTACCCTCacaatatttgataaacaaaatctatataataacattaattagttttatgattgattttaataaacatttacccactttaagtatcttaaattatttaattaatatttaacacaagaataattatatttatgctgTATGCTTCATGTTGGGACTGCAGTGACCGGATGTCGCtaacacattttaattttatttcaagtatccTTATCATTCTCCTAAACATTACTAGACAAAAGTTTTCATGTTACAtgcaaaaattgtttttttgttgacaagtgtaattattgtttaaatattgaaaatttttcagtgtttaatcgtttttataaatcagaaaaaaatgaattgattttaatttatagctatttttaaataaatttttgaagttgcatttttcgcgtattttgaaaaataactaataaaccCGATAACTCAAATGGTTCACGTTTGTGTTTGAAGCGGTAAGGTCGTTTTTTCTATGGCAGTATTTTTCTATAGGTAATAGACGTGTGTACTCAACAAGGTTTAATTGGTTACtagatttttaatacaatattttctaaatattttaaaacgcttAATCTATTTTAAACTGTATTCCTACTATAATAAAgccgtatttattataactatagtCGCTTATGCATTTGTTGTGGACTGTaagcattataattatataggtgTAAGTATGCATTTAGACATTTGCGTTATGCACataggggttaaaattatcACAAGTAGTTACCCTATTGCCACCTAACGGGAATACGTCTAATTACCAAACAGcgctttatattttttcattcatcTGGTTCATCCAGTCATAACTTATGGGAGTACATATCTCAAGATCCTGGGTTCAATTCCGGATCCAATGAGCCAATATAATtttaggttttaatttttcaatcttCACCAAGACCTTAGAAGTTCGTGTTTCCCGTTTCCCCGGAATGCACGTAAAGATATTAGTCATGCACCTGCACTATTTTCGGTCGTAGGAGTTTTGTCGTCCTATTGGATTATGAATGAAAGTAAAATCAACATCATCAAACATGCGACATAGCCCATAGTGTCAGAAATAGTTTTAACTATttagatgattttaaaattttacagacTGGCGatgttttataacattatgataatataaggagtttttttatgaataatcaaACATGGAAAGAGCATTCATAACTACAATATCATTTAAGACACAGGATGGTTTAACGATTAACAGTTGTGAAACATTTTTTAGGATACCAACAGGTTTCAGCAATCAGTCGCCAAATCTGTACGGAAATTATCTGTCGACACAACCGTTTCTTCCTAATTATAGTGCAAACGTTCCAATAAGCCAAGCTGAATATTATCAAAAGGTTTGTTTAACATAATCTTTTAGCTAGAGACTTCCTTGGGAATGTTTACAGTAAAGTGAGTATACTTGCAGCTTATTCACAATAAGTTTAcagtaatattatgtataccTACAATAATATAGAacttttctaaataaacaaTCATGAGTGACAATCATTGTATAGACACGATGAGAAAGGGTAAACTAATAACATCTAGATCTAGAACTAGCTTCCGGCTTTgcaaagtacataaaaaatgCGTGGACATAGTATTTATTGGTTTCTATGATGCATTTTATTGAACTTTCCGTTTTttgtcgattcttctcggtagaatctgcttttcgtggctttaatttaattcaacactaatatgacataaataattgcCTTTTCCCCAACAACGTTGTTAAATCAACATAAATCATAACACCTAATCAAAACGGGTAATATTTCTTcatcttaaacaaaaaaatatattttattacagttcCACAACGATAGCGCAACATCGACAACAGATATCATGTACTTTTACCCCAGTTTACGCCCAAAGAGGCCTACGCAAAATAGTACGTTTGTCCAAACTAGTAAACCCCCAGCTAACTACGAAATATCGTACGACGGAGTAACTAAGTGTCCATGTAAAGTAAGTTTTAGAGTAGAAAAAGAAATCAGTCGAAGATGTGTGTGTCGAGGAAGTGTCAGTTCCATGTCCGTCGACAGCGTCAAAAGTACGTCGAGTCAGCGTAGCGTTAAGAGTAAAGAAATACATAAAAGTACAAAACGGAAAggcaaatgtaaaaaaaacaaacgtcaAAGTCATATTTGCAAATGTAACGATGATGTTAAACAAACGTCAGATAAACTGGTGACGACTTATGCGGACCAGGCCAGCGGCCACGTGGCGCTCGAGGGTCGCGACACGCAGACGGCGCGGGGGGCGAGGAGCGATGTCCCGGCCGAGGTGTGGAGCCCTGCCAGGTGGAGCGCCCGAGCGAGCTCCACGTCGGCGTCGAGCGCCCCGGAGCCCCGTTATAGCTTTGTGATGTCGGACGACTGCGCGTGCTCAAGTATGACGGAAACTGACAGTCAATGAATAAAACACGATGTTCATAGTttcttataatacatttattcctTATTGTTACACGtatttacattttgaaaatagtacaataataaacaaaaacaaaaacgagattttcattttttacctTTAAAACATTACAGGGTAAATTCACTTCGGATACGCTCTTCTTCGTCCTAAGTTAACAAACTTTAGACTAGTATTCGTTTATATTAAAGTTGTGTGTTATTACAATTCAGCGAACAAGGAAGACTGCAAATAATATTAAGGTTGCTACTTGAAGAAATTACTTTGGTAAAAAATGACTCTTGCGCGGAGTCGTAAGGATCTATTAGCGATCGCAGAAATGTATACACGTATAAGTAGACATTTTATGTAGgtaagaaatatgtatttatatttatataacgcacagtctcattattatttttttcataagaaACATTCATACTATATATGGCTCGgaaattacaatattactacatattcgattaaaaataagttatattttaaggaacaaattaatatcatatcattGTTTTACATGAATTTTAAGCATGAAATTTATCTATCTACATTCGTCTATTACTTTAGATAAAAACAAATCGTAGCAAGAGATAGAATGTATGAATACATTGCGACGCGCTAATAGACCGTGTTCGGCTCGGATTACTAAccaatttttaagaaatttataaattaatcgtaaaaaaacaatgtaacacTTATAACTAGTATTGCATAAGGAAAATAAGTGGACTTTCCCATCGTGTAGCCTTTGAATAAATCATcactattcaaaatataatcgGGTAGTGTTTTATATGCTTGTTATTGCAATAAACAAaagaatcaaaaaatatttacatttcgaaTGACACGTCCGATGTCCTCGTcgtttataaatcattttaaagttCACAATGACAAGCATAGAAGAGTTCCACCAACATTACATCGAAATACCAATCACACTTCTCCAACTGAGATTCCATTTTGTCTCCATTTGtcatgataatttattttttatatttataccgtACAacctcattttattttaacaacaatattaaatcgtacATTACGATTTTAAATTACCAATGGTAATCACTAAGTTTTAGCACACAACCAGGAAGTTGGTTAAACAACTTTATTCCTTATTTTATCTAAGCACACATGATTACTCTACAACACAGTGCTAATACCAATCTTAAAGAAAACAACTTTCAAAGAAGTTCAGCTAAGAATTCAAAGAGTTATCGTAATATCAGACTTTAACACTAATATTGTAAAGGAATGAATTACTAATGTACGTGGTCTCTTCACataacgataaaaatataatggaatTGTTTTGTGTTCAAGTTACATCGGTAAAGATTATTACAAAATAGCATTTCGAGTTCCCAGCGTGCGGACAGGAAATGCGCAAAACTTACAGTAGGTACTCATAAATTATCGATATATTTCTCTATGTGCATCATAAATGTTCACGTTTACAGTGTGATCAGAcaccatatttatat
Encoded proteins:
- the LOC124534560 gene encoding uncharacterized protein LOC124534560 — its product is MQWNQPFGQVAFESVPIPNNVYYQQTTFPSRAIGEGEVTSIYIPDGSTQMYFIPTIRYDRWTPHQYNIPNVDNFHKNLNPEYWFVKSVSLPIPTGFSNQSPNLYGNYLSTQPFLPNYSANVPISQAEYYQKFHNDSATSTTDIMYFYPSLRPKRPTQNSTFVQTSKPPANYEISYDGVTKCPCKVSFRVEKEISRRCVCRGSVSSMSVDSVKSTSSQRSVKSKEIHKSTKRKGKCKKNKRQSHICKCNDDVKQTSDKLVTTYADQASGHVALEGRDTQTARGARSDVPAEVWSPARWSARASSTSASSAPEPRYSFVMSDDCACSSMTETDSQ